The DNA region GGCGAGCTGACCGACCACCTCGGGCACGGGCCCGGCGAACGGGCTGAGGGGGCGGGAGAACTACCGCAACGGGCACCGGTCCAAGACGGTGACCACCGAGGTCGGCCCGGTGGAGGTCACGGTGCCGCGGGATCGGGCGGGTACGTTCGAGCCGCAGCTGGTCAGGAAGCGCCAGCGGCGTCTGGGCGGCGTCGACGAGATGGTGCTGTCGCTGTCCGCGAAGGGCCTCACCCACGGTGAGATCTCCGCCCATCTGGCCGAGGTCTACGGAACCGAGGTCTCCAAGTCCACGATCTCGACGATCACCGACAGCGTGATGGCCGGCATGGCCGAGTGGCAGAACCGTCCCCTGGACAGCGTGTACCCGGTCGTGTTCATCGACTGCGTGAACGTGAAGGTCAGGGACGTCAGGTCGCCAACCGGCCCGTCTACACCGCGCCGACCGAGGACGCCGCCCTGGAGCGTTTCCTGGAGTTCGGCGAGGCCTGGGGGAAGAAGTACCCGGCCATCGTGCGACTGTGGGAGAGCGCCTGGGCGGAGTTCGTCCCCTTCCTCCAGTTCGACGTCGAGATCCGCAAGATCGTCTGCACGACCAACGCGATCGAGTCCGTGAACGCCCGCATCCGCAAGGCCGTGCGGGCCCGCGGGCACTTCCCCACCGAACAGGCCGCGCTCAAGTGCGTCTACCTCGCGGTGATGAGCCTGGACCCAAAGGGCACCGGGAACAAACGCTGGACCATGCGCTGGAAGGCCGCACTCCAAGCCTTCGACATCACCTTCGACGGCCGGCTCACCGCCGGACGCCGATAGAAATCAACCAACCGAGTCCCACCGTTCGCTGTACAGACCCCCTCACGCCAGTTGGGCGATCCCGGGAACTTGCACAAGCCCTGACAAAGGGGACCGGGGCGCCGGTCGTTCTGCATATGATCTGAGCGGAGTTCAGGAAGAGGGGGCTGATCGTGGCGTGGGATGAGAGCAGCGGGGGCGGTACACCGGCTGGCCCGTTAGCTCCGGGTGACGGTGGTCTGTTCGGCTCGTCACCGGCGGAGAAGAATGCGGCGGCGAACGACATCGAGACCGAGTTGGAGCCGGACACCAAGAAGACCTCAGACGGTGCGAAGGAGAGCACCAACACCGCGGCCAGGACGCTTGACGGCTGGGAGACCGCTTCCGGCCTGAAGAAGGTCGTGGGGACCTGGGACCAGCAGGTGAGAGTGCTGATGGGGCGACTTGCCGCGGAGAAAGCTTCTCTGCGCAACACCTCGAGTCTGTTCATCCAGAATGATCTCGGCACGGCCAGCAAGCTTCGAGGTGTCAGATCCAGTCTTGACGAACTGTAGGAGATCGGTCCGTGCTGTCGTATCAGGAAGTCGTGACGACCGATCTCAGTGTTCTGACGAAGGCTGCCGAGAAATGGGAAACCATGGCCGCCGATCTCGCGAAGGTCGGGAAGCGCTACGGGGAGACCGTCCAGAAGATCACGCTGGGGCAGAACTGGCATGGGCTCAGCGTGGAAGCGGCGCACACGAAGTTCGCGACGACCCGACGCGAGTACAAGTCCGCGCAAACTGAGGCAAAGTCGGTCGCCAAGATCCTGAGAGACGCGCACACCGGTTTCGTGGACCTGAAGAAGAAGGTCGAATCGGCCCGGGACGACGCCGTGGCCGCTGGTATGGCGGTCTCGGCAGCAGGACGGGCCACCTTCGACTTCACACGCCTCAAGGATCCGTCGCAGGAACATGCCCTGCGCCACGACCCGGACCTGAAAGGGGTGGAGGAGTCCTGGACCTCACACATCGCTTCAGCGGTACGTGCCGTGGACGAGTTCGACAAGGCCGTCAAGCAGGCGCTCGAAGGCGTGGTTGTGGACGGAAACCTGCTTGACGGCACGGTCGGAGGCTTCAACGCCACCACCAGGCCCGTCATCCCCCCGACAGGTCAGGAGCGCAGCGAGCAGAAGTTCACCGACGCGGAAAAGTGGATCTTTGAGGAGATGAAGCGGAACGCGAAGTCGGACACCGTCGGCAACATAAAGGCCCTGCTTGATGAGCCGGAATGGTATGAGTTCAGCCGGAATTACGGTTCGGACATCAACGCCGCGATGGTGATGTGGGGTGTGAAGGTGGCCCCGGGCCAGGACTGGGACCACAAACCTCAGCTCCAACAGCGGTACGACCTCCAGACGATCGACGACTACTACTTCAAGCAGCCCGGAACGAACCGCGAAGTCTTCTACGACATCTACTCCAACGTGCACTACGGATACGTCGGCCGGGCCGCAGGCTTCGACACGGACACCCTGATTCAGGGCGCCTCCCTCGGAGAAACGGTGCTCACGGGAGACGACGACCAAGGCGATCAGATCACGATGCGAGTGGGGATCGACCTCTACGAGAAGTACGGTGACGACCTGACCGAGAAACAGCTCCGGCAAGGAATCAACGACGCGATGGATCAGATGGAGCAAGCGCAGCGCAACGGCGAGGACGTTCCGCAGGTCAGGACCCGGAAGTGACGCGCGGGCAGTGGGGATGTATGGCCGCCCCTGTGGGAGGCCTGGCCACCGGCGTGATCGGGTCTGTACTTCTCTCGGCTGCCTGGCGGGCCTGCGACGTCGGAGTGAACGGCGCGGCCAACGGCCTTGCGCTGATCTTCTACGGGGCTCTGCTCACGATCATCTCGGCAGTGTGGTGGGGTGCGCTCGTCGGCTACATAGGGCGTTGGAACCTCGCGGTTGCCCTCCTTGGTGGCACGGCCGGTGCTGCGGTCATGGTCTGGATCTTCGTGGCCCTTCTCCACGTTCCGAACGGCTACCGCTGCTGATGCGGTGGCAACCGCACCGCACGCCCGGGCGAGCAGGGTCTTTGAGAAGTGATCTTGTGTCCGGGTTCATCATGTCAGGCCGAGGGCGGTGAGGGGCCGCAGGTGGTCTCGGGCGGTGCGGCGGAGGGCGGCGGCGATGTTGGTGTGGCCGTCTTGGCGGTGGACGCCGATGGCGAGGTTGCGCAGGCCGGCCAGGACGCGGGGTAGATGCCGGGTGCGGATGTGCGAGGCGTCCTCATGGAAGGTCCGGTCACGGACGTGGTGGAGCTGGTTCTCGATCCGCCAGTGGCCGCGGATCCAGGCCGCGAGTTCGCTGCCGTCGGCCGCGCCGGGCGGCAGACTCGTGACCAGGTAGATCCGCTCGATCGTCAGTTTGCCCGTGCCCAGATCGCGTCTCCAGCACACGACTTGGAGGGCCTGGCGGGCGTGCGGGTAGTCGATGTGGGCGAAGGCCGCGGTCTTCAGGCGGCGGATCTCGTCGCGGACGGCGGCCTCACGGCTCGTTTCTCTGACGTCGACGTGACCGCCGGCGATGGCCCAGTCGCCTTCGTACGGCGGCTAGTCACGCTCGATCAGCAGGACAGTGACCGATACGAGAAGTTTGAGGAAGCGTTCGCCGGAGGGGCTCTGTGACCGTTTGGCGAACGGAAGCCCCGGGGCCGCTGGGGTTGATGAGCCAGAGTGGCTCGGTCACCCAGGTGACCGAGCCCCAGGGGGCCAAGTTGGTGGGGAACAACTCGCCCTGGAGGTATTCTGCCACCAGCCTACCGAGGCCCCCGTAGGGCGGCTTGAAAACAGGATCTGACAGCGGACCGTACGAGGCCCGTCGGCCCTGCCCCTACATAGATCACTTCTTCGCCCAGTGCTGAGTCGGCTTCGACGGCTCGCAGGACGCCAGAATTGGCCAGCCGGCACTCTCATCGAGACACAGGCTGCTGTGCAGGTTCACGAGGGTGCTGCTGGTGCCCGTGCGCCAACTCAGGTTGGTGTTGGAGTCGCAGGCGGCCATAATCAGCATGTTGATGTTGACAGCAAGGCATTGGCCGGTGGACTCGTTGTACAGCGTGTAGGAACTGCCAGAACCGGCCTTTTTTGCAGTCCAGTTGGTCACCGGGCTGTCTGTGCAGGTGGCGAACTGGATGATGGAGGTCGCGGACAAACACTTGCCGTAGCCGACGTCCCTGAGCTGGAAGTAGCCGCTGGACGCGGGCGGTGTCGAGGTCGCGCCAGCCGGCCCAGCAGAACCGTTGTTTCCGCTGGAGGCGCCCGCGTCGCTCGACCCGCCGGTGGTGTTGCCCCCGGACGCGCCCCCGGATGTGCCCCCGGATGTGTCGGCGTCTCTGCCACCGTTTGACGAGCTGCCGCCAGTCACGAGTCCGCCCCCGGCAACGGGGGGTGTTATGGGGGTCGTGGGGTCCGGGCTGCTGCCTCCGGAGCCCTGGGTGTTCTTGCCGTGATTGTCGTCGAACTGGGTGACGCCGTAGACAGTGAGGGAGAGGACCACGGCGCCGACCACGATCAGGGCCAGTACGAGTCCCCGCCGCTTGGTACGGCCGGAGGGCGGGGAGAGCGGCACAACAACGGGTTTGTCGGGGTGGTGCGCATACGGACCATCCTGCTCAGCGCCTGGTTGCCACTTCTCCAGTTGCTGGTCGCTCTCGTACGTCGTGAGGTCGGCACGGAGCTGGTCCCGTTCGGCAAGGGCTGTTTTCTTCTCCGCGGCCCGGGCCTGGTTCTGGCTCCTGAGCGAATGGATCTGCTGCTGCAGGGTGATCCGTTGCCGGCGTTCCTCGTCCCGGTCCTCCCGCAGCGTCTGCAGTTCCTCGGTGAGGCCGGCCATTTTCTCCAGCGCAGCGTTTGTCGCGTCGTTCAGCTCGCGGATCCGAAGGGTGTTCTCGTAGTCGGTGAGCATCTGGCGGTGGACGTTGTGCGGGTTCGCCCGTGCGCAGTACAGCTTCAGTAGTTCGCCGTACTGGTGCAGGAACACCGCTGCGGCCCTGTCCTGCAGATTCGCGCGTTCCCGCGCCACTGCAATCAGCACCTCGACGAACCGCAGGGGCGGGATATTGGGCTGATCAGACTTGGCCTTCTGCCAGGTGCTGACCTTCCCCTTCCCGAAGTGGTAGGTGTCCGCTAGTAGGGCTTTGTTAGGTTCTGTGGGGGTCGGGTCTTGGTGCGGGTTGGCCGCATATCGAGCAGGCGCCGGTCCAGGTGGCCAGGAGGGCCTGGAGTTCGCGGAGGACCGCGTAGAGGGTCAGGCCGGTGCAGGGGCTTTTGGGTCGAGCCTGAGCATTGTGCAGAAGGCTTGGGCGAGGGAGGCGAGGGTGACGTGGCGGTGCCGGCCGAGGTAGTTGCGGCCCTCGAAGTGGTCCAGGGCCGAGGCCGTCCTTGAGCTCGCGGTAGTCGTGCTCGACTCGCCAGCGGATCTTGGCGATTCGGACGAGCTCGCGCAGTGGGGTGTCGGCGGGCAGTGTCGAGAGCCAGTAGTCGGTTGGTTCGGCGGAGTCGGGTGGCCACTCGACGAGCAGCCGGCAGTCGGGAAGGGAGCCGTCTGCGTTTCGGCGGATGTGTCGGTTGGCCGGGCGGACCCGCAGGGCCAGGAACTGCGAGCGCGTCTCGGCGTTCGGGTTGCGCTTGGTGGTTTTGCTGCCCTGGCGCCAGGTGACGGTGCGGGTGGCCGTCTGTCCGGCTGTCCGGGCAAGTTCGCGCAGGGTGGTGTGGGGGTGGGGGTAGGCGGACACGGGAGGGCGGCCCTGCCCGGAGTACGGCGGGCGCTGGGGCGTCGCGTCGCCCGGGTGGGCGGTCGTGGTGGCCTTGACCGCGACCGCGTAGGTCAGACCGCGCTCGGTCAGGCCCTCGCGAAAGCCCGTGGCGTCGCCGTATCCGGCGTCGGCGACGACCGGCAGGTCCGGCAGCTCCCAGTCCCCGCGGACCTCATCCAGCATGTCCAGGGCCAGGCGCCACTTCTCCCGGTGCCGTGCCGCATCGGGGACGCCCGCCCTGGCCCGGCGCGCCGGATCGCCCCGGCCGGCAGCGGGTCCTCGCCGTGCTTGGTGTCGTCCCAGCTCTCGGGCAGGAACAGGCGCCAGTCGACGGCCGAGGACGCACGGTCGGAGACCAGGTTCACACTGACCCCGACCTGGCAGTTGCCCCGCTTGCCCAGCGCCCCGCAGTACATCCGCGCCACCCCCGGCGAGTCGTAGCCGTCCTTGGGGAAACCGACATCATCGATCGCGTACGCCTCGGGCGAAATGTGTGCCGCGGCCCAACGCGCCACCTTTTCCCGGACCTTGGAGTAGTCCCAGGTGGAGGAGGAGACGAACTGCTGGAGCTGCTGGTGGTCCACGCCCAGACGCTCGGCCATCGGCTGCATCGACTTGCGCTTGCCGTCCAGCATCAGCCCACGCAGATACAGCTCACCCTTGGCCCGCTGGTCCCGACGGGCCAAGGGTCCCAGCATCTGGGCCGCGAACGCCTCCAGGCGCGGACGGACCTCTTCCATCTCCTCAGGTGTCACACCTGACAGAAGATCACAACACTACCGGTGTCCGGCCATCCGGGGTACCTAACAAAGCCCTACTAGCGGGGGCCGCTGACAATGCCGTTCACGCTACCGACCTCACCCGCAACGCAGGCGTGACCGGCCCGAACCCGCTACGCCCACTGCAGTCCCGGTCAAGAGGCAGCCTGCGCCGGTCCGCTGCGAGCGGAGTGTCCTCTTCGGCAAGCCGTGCCCGTCGCTGATCATCTCGATTTCAGGCTTGTTCCGCCTGGCCTTCGTGTCGAGGGTCGGAGCGGTGAAGTCGTGCTGAGGTCAGGCAAGGTGAATACCTTTTAACTTGTTGCAAAGTTACATGGTTGGGTGGTAACTTTGGAACAAGTTGAAGAGTTCGGTTTCTGGGAGGTGGGCGGGTGTTGCAGATTCAGATCGGCCCCGAGCGTGAGGCGGACCCCGATGACATGCTCGGGCGGTTGACCATCGGATGGCGCCCCGGCATGAGTGAGGACGAAGTCTGGGAGGTCGGTCGCGGTATCTGGAAGTTCAACGCCGACCGCGCCCTTTCACAGGACGAGGTGCAGATCATCAACACGTCAGGCACCGTCCTCGCCGTCGCGACGATCACCGGCATCTCCAAGCACGGCGACCGCTACGCCCTCCAGGGGGAGTTGCTGCGGGGCGACGAACGTGTCGGACGGGCCACCAAGAGCCCGCACCTGTCCCGCAACCCCGTCACCTACATCTGAAGGGAGCGTCCCCGGTGAGTGACTTCGACGCGATCGACTCGCTCCTCGCCTCCGTCGGCCCGCAGACCGACCTTCCGGACCCCGAGGCCCGCCGCGCTTTGCGCGAGCAGGCTCAGCTGTCCAAGGCGCAGGTGGCCCGTGCTCTCGGGGTGAGCCCGTCCACGGTCAGCGCCTGGGAAGCCGGCCGGGATCCGGCCGGCGAGGTGCGCGTCAAGTATGCCTACCTCCTGAACGGGTTGAGCGCCAAGCTCGCCACCGACACCACGCCTGAAACTGAGCCAGCGGTGGAGTCCGCTGTGGCCGAGCCGGTCGCAGCGGATGCTGCCGCTGCGGCCGGGCCCGCTTCCTTCGAATTCGAAGACGGGGACGAAGTCGAGGTACTCACCGCGCCGGAGCCGTGTGTGCTGTGCGGGCGTCCGGCCGGACAGCGGGTGGAGGGCTTCGCCCAGCACCTGGACCCGGCCGGATGCCAGGGCGGCACAGTCGAGGCGCAGCCGGCCCCGGTAGCCGGCCGGCCCGCTCCGGCCTCGAAGCTGTCGGAGCGTGTCAAGGGCCCGGCCCGCCGGGCGTTCCAGGAGCCGTCTGGCCCGGTGGGCTTGATTCATGCGGCGGTTGAGGGAGCGCTCGCCGAGTACCAGGGCGACGTGGAAGCGGCCACCGCGGCGCTGTTGAAGAAGGCGATCCCGGACGCGATGCGCCTGCTGGACGAGACCCGCAAGGGCGCCCGGTACGACGTGATCGCCCACCCCTGGATTCCCGACATCCTGAAGAAGCAGACCTCCCGGGGTGCGGACCAGATTTGGGAGGCCCGCCCCAAGTGGACCCGCGCCGAACTGCCGCCCGGCGTTCATGAGGTGACGGCACTGGACATCAACGGCGCCTATCTGTCTGCCCTCAAGACTCATCTGCCGCTCGGGCAGCTCGAGCACACCACCGGCATGCCGCATGACCGCCGCCGTGCCGGAGTCCACCTGATCACCCCACCCGCCTGGGAGCACGGCGTCGCGCTGCCTAATCCGATCGGCGAGCGCGACGAACCCGGACCCCTGTGGGTCACCGAACCCACCCTGCGGCTCCTGCTGCGCCTGTCAGGCCCGAAGTACGGGCTGTGCGAGGCGCCGGAAGTCCACGAGTCCTACACTTCGGGGGCGACGGAGAACCTGCTGGAGAAGTTCCGCATCACGCTCAAGGACGTCCGCGACACCGCCATCGCCGACGGCGACGCCGTCACCCTGGAGTACGTGAAGGCGATGTACTCGAAGTTCGTGTCCACCATGGGGGAGTCGAACTACAACCGGGAGCTGTATCGGCCGGACTGGATGCACATCATCCGCTCGCAGGCCTTCACCAACCTCTGGATGAAGGCGCTCAAAGCCCACGATGAAGGACTCGCCGTCGTCCGCGCGATGGGCACCGACGAACTCCACGTCATCGGCGACTGGCGCCGTGTCTTTCCCGAAGGCCGTGGGGTTACCGAGGTCAAGGTCAAAGACCTCTACACCGCGGGCACCGACACGATGGGGGAGGAGCAGTAGATGCCGGAGAGGAACAGTGACTTCGGAAGGTTCGGCGCGAGCGGCGTCAGGGGAAGCGAACTCGTTGGGCGGAAGCTCGACGACCTCGCCGGCGGCATCGCCACCCCCGTCACCGCGAAGCGCGGTCTGATGGCGCGCCTGAACTATCTGACGAGGTCCGAACACGCCCGCCAGGCCGCCAGGGGTGCCGGGCTGACGGTGACCGACCGCACGCTCAAGGCGTGGCTGGAGGGCAAGCGCCGCCCCTCGGCGAAGAACCTGAAGAAGATCGACGACGCCTACCGGGTGGTGCGCCGGCAGAACGTGGCCCGGCACCTGCTCAAGCGCCTCAACGCGAACGGCGGCACCCGGGTGGAGATCCACCCCCTCAACCAGTCCGGCGTCGCCCGCCCGCTGCAGCGCGACGTTCCCTTCCGGCACATGAACGTGCGCCGCTGGGACCGGATCGTCGGCGCGTGGGCGGCCGGTGACCACCACGGCTTGGACGCGGCCTGGACCGACGACATCCTGCCTGATCTGGGATCCCAGTACGGAGCGTACGAGTACTGCACCAACGTCGGCTTCGCTGCATAG from Streptomyces sp. NBC_01754 includes:
- a CDS encoding transposase, with amino-acid sequence MALDMLDEVRGDWELPDLPVVADAGYGDATGFREGLTERGLTYAVAVKATTTAHPGDATPQRPPYSGQGRPPVSAYPHPHTTLRELARTAGQTATRTVTWRQGSKTTKRNPNAETRSQFLALRVRPANRHIRRNADGSLPDCRLLVEWPPDSAEPTDYWLSTLPADTPLRELVRIAKIRWRVEHDYRELKDGLGPGPLRGPQLPRPAPPRHPRLPRPSLLHNAQARPKSPCTGLTLYAVLRELQALLATWTGACSICGQPAPRPDPHRT
- a CDS encoding polymorphic toxin type 44 domain-containing protein produces the protein MLSYQEVVTTDLSVLTKAAEKWETMAADLAKVGKRYGETVQKITLGQNWHGLSVEAAHTKFATTRREYKSAQTEAKSVAKILRDAHTGFVDLKKKVESARDDAVAAGMAVSAAGRATFDFTRLKDPSQEHALRHDPDLKGVEESWTSHIASAVRAVDEFDKAVKQALEGVVVDGNLLDGTVGGFNATTRPVIPPTGQERSEQKFTDAEKWIFEEMKRNAKSDTVGNIKALLDEPEWYEFSRNYGSDINAAMVMWGVKVAPGQDWDHKPQLQQRYDLQTIDDYYFKQPGTNREVFYDIYSNVHYGYVGRAAGFDTDTLIQGASLGETVLTGDDDQGDQITMRVGIDLYEKYGDDLTEKQLRQGINDAMDQMEQAQRNGEDVPQVRTRK
- a CDS encoding IS701 family transposase — encoded protein: MTPEEMEEVRPRLEAFAAQMLGPLARRDQRAKGELYLRGLMLDGKRKSMQPMAERLGVDHQQLQQFVSSSTWDYSKVREKVARWAAAHISPEAYAIDDVGFPKDGYDSPGVARMYCGALGKRGNCQVGVSVNLVSDRASSAVDWRLFLPESWDDTKHGEDPLPAGAIRRAGPGRASPMRHGTGRSGAWPWTCWMRSAGTGSCRTCRSSPTPDTATPRAFARA
- a CDS encoding ricin-type beta-trefoil lectin domain protein, which gives rise to MLIAVARERANLQDRAAAVFLHQYGELLKLYCARANPHNVHRQMLTDYENTLRIRELNDATNAALEKMAGLTEELQTLREDRDEERRQRITLQQQIHSLRSQNQARAAEKKTALAERDQLRADLTTYESDQQLEKWQPGAEQDGPYAHHPDKPVVVPLSPPSGRTKRRGLVLALIVVGAVVLSLTVYGVTQFDDNHGKNTQGSGGSSPDPTTPITPPVAGGGLVTGGSSSNGGRDADTSGGTSGGASGGNTTGGSSDAGASSGNNGSAGPAGATSTPPASSGYFQLRDVGYGKCLSATSIIQFATCTDSPVTNWTAKKAGSGSSYTLYNESTGQCLAVNINMLIMAACDSNTNLSWRTGTSSTLVNLHSSLCLDESAGWPILASCEPSKPTQHWAKK
- a CDS encoding helix-turn-helix domain-containing protein, whose protein sequence is MPERNSDFGRFGASGVRGSELVGRKLDDLAGGIATPVTAKRGLMARLNYLTRSEHARQAARGAGLTVTDRTLKAWLEGKRRPSAKNLKKIDDAYRVVRRQNVARHLLKRLNANGGTRVEIHPLNQSGVARPLQRDVPFRHMNVRRWDRIVGAWAAGDHHGLDAAWTDDILPDLGSQYGAYEYCTNVGFAA
- a CDS encoding helix-turn-helix domain-containing protein, whose amino-acid sequence is MSDFDAIDSLLASVGPQTDLPDPEARRALREQAQLSKAQVARALGVSPSTVSAWEAGRDPAGEVRVKYAYLLNGLSAKLATDTTPETEPAVESAVAEPVAADAAAAAGPASFEFEDGDEVEVLTAPEPCVLCGRPAGQRVEGFAQHLDPAGCQGGTVEAQPAPVAGRPAPASKLSERVKGPARRAFQEPSGPVGLIHAAVEGALAEYQGDVEAATAALLKKAIPDAMRLLDETRKGARYDVIAHPWIPDILKKQTSRGADQIWEARPKWTRAELPPGVHEVTALDINGAYLSALKTHLPLGQLEHTTGMPHDRRRAGVHLITPPAWEHGVALPNPIGERDEPGPLWVTEPTLRLLLRLSGPKYGLCEAPEVHESYTSGATENLLEKFRITLKDVRDTAIADGDAVTLEYVKAMYSKFVSTMGESNYNRELYRPDWMHIIRSQAFTNLWMKALKAHDEGLAVVRAMGTDELHVIGDWRRVFPEGRGVTEVKVKDLYTAGTDTMGEEQ